From the genome of Glycine soja cultivar W05 chromosome 14, ASM419377v2, whole genome shotgun sequence:
CCGGAGGAGGTGCTGGATTCGATACGGAAGAACAAGGTGTGCTTGAAGGGTGGTTTGAGGACTCCGGTGGGTGGGGGTGTGAGCTCCCTCAACGTTCAGCTCAGAAAGGACCTCGATCTCTACGCTTCCCTCGTCAATTGCTTCAACTTGCCCGGCTTGCCCACCCGCCACCACAACGTCGACATCGTCGTCATTCGCGAGAACACCGAGGGAGAGTACTCCGGTCTCGAGCACGAGGTCGTTCCAGGCGTCGTCGAGAGCCTCAAGGTTATGTCCAAGTTCTGCTCCGAACGTATTGCCAAATATGCCTTCGAGTATGCATACTTAAACAACAGGAAGCAAGTCACCGCCGTCCATAAAGCCAACATCATGAAACTCGCAGATGGTCTCTTCCTTGAATCTTGCCGACATGTAGCTACCAAATATCCTGGTATCAAGTACAACGAGATTATTGTCGATAATTGCTGCATGCAACTTGTCTCCAAACCAGAGCAGTTCGATGTTATGGTTAGTTAGTTAATTGGTTACTATAGTATCATCTTCCCTTCCCTTTCCAATCTAAATCTCTTCTCGTGTTATTATCTCAGGTGACTCCTAATCTCTATGGAAATCTAGTGGCTAATACGGCAGCTGGAATTGCCGGTGGCACTGGGGTCATGCCCGGAGGTAATTGAAtacaaatacaataataatCGTTCATTCTATTGAATAAGAAGTAAATAAATGGTTGGTGCAATGCAGGGAACGTTGGGGCTGATCATGCTGTGTTTGAGCAAGGTGCTTCCGCAGGAAATGTCGGAAAGGAAAAGATGGTGGAGCAGAAGAAGGCAAATCCTGTTGCTCTGCTTCTCTCCTCCGCCATGATGCTCAGGCATCTACAGTTTCCTTCATTCGCGGACCGCCTTGAGACTGCTGTCAAGCGTGTCATTTCGGAGGGCAACTGCAGAACTAAAGATCTTGGTGGAGACAGCACTACACAGCAAGTTGTTGACGCTGTCATTGCCAATCTCGACTAGACTACACCTTCCCATGGCTATGCACAATCTTTTTCAAATATCCTTCCCCCAGTTTGTTGTAATCAAAGTTCATTTTCTATTGCTATTTTTCAACAGGGTTGAAGACTCTCTATAATAATTCGGCTTAATTTTCATGTAATTATGTTTGCTCAACCAAAGTCACACTTGTAACCTGTCCATTGTTTGAGGCAATTTGCTCAAACAAAGGATGCTTCTCTATCCACATAATGTGTAATGTAACGTTGATTGAAACGAACAACACTGCCTTCCACCCCCTCCGCTTTTCACGCAGGAACCTTTTGTTGTTGAAAACATGTTATCACCTCAAAGTGCAAGGAAGGAAAAAAGTAGGAAAGAATTAATACCGTAAAAAATCAAACACTGACATGACTTAGAGGTAATTTCAATTGAGTTTCATATATATGATACAAATTCTTTTCTGCAGGTGACCCTCTAGTCCAGACAAGTATGCTTAAAACGAAACAAGAATAAATGTGATTAGATAGTGAAAATTATGCAATTAAGGTCGTGTGTATTTATCTATATAACATTTAACTAAATTAAACCATTTTCCTTTACACAGTAACATTGACTAATTTCATTGCGAGAACCCAGAAAGTGCTTCTAAAATGTCTTAAATTATCTACACATCTAAATATAATATCCAACGGAGAGAATCCTCTTCAAAATGTCACATCCAGTGTTGCATCCATATTCTCCATCTAAAGACTCACGAGACCACCTGCAAACATGAGTTACAAGATCAAGATAACAAATCTCGTAGATATGAATATCCCATCCAGAACGTTAAGAGCAATAtcacataataatattaatcaacacagaaaaataaattagaaattgtTTTCCTCGATATCTTATTTAAGTGATTAAGCATGCCCTAGTTCACCAATAAACTAACAAGAAGCAATAATTAACTCTTCATAAATGGGCACACTGCCATGATCATGCTGACTAATATTATCTTTGCTCTTTCTAGTGACATTTTCAAACAGGACACTAGGCTATCAGCATCAACATACACATTCCGACTTACAGGTAACATCATTTTCAATCAGATCAAAAGTCACCTTGAAACTTCAGAAAATGAGTATTAACTAAGGATCACAGAATATATACAACAAGGCCTTATCCCATTAGTTAGGTCAGTTGTATAGATCAAACAAAGCCAATGTACTCAATGATTTGGAGCAATGTCTTTTTGAATGGTTTCACCAAAGGTCTTTCTTTACCTCCCTTAATTGAACTATGCTCCATTTGATTAACATGATCAAACGGCCTTAGTTAAGTTTCTATCATTTCTTCAGGATCTACTCCTACTTTATGTCCACTAATCCACCATAACATTTTCTTTTCGCAACATTAGCTCTTGTTAACCCATCATTGAGCGGTATTAGTCTTATAGTTTTCTGGTCACATTGTAATCGCAAATCACGCCTAAAGCATTTCTCCACTTCATCTGACCATCTTAAACCCTATATGTATACCCTTCAATCTCTGCAATAAATTTCTCATCACTTCGTAAGATAGATCCCATTATCTTGAACCATGCTTTCCACCTCCAAAACACTACTAGCTTGCTTACACCTTCTACTAGCATCTAATATACTCCATCAAGGAAGATTTTTTCTAGAAATAACATTTTACTGTTTGGTGCACAAAATATAGCAGTAAGTAGATAAGCAAAACCAAGGACAGAAAggtaaaaatgataatattatatTCACAAGTCGAGAGAAAATAAACCCCAGCAATGATGTTAACTATATTTTACTCAATCAAAAAGCAGAGACATGTTAGGAATTGTAAAAATAGACACCGACCTCTGCAATTTGTAAATCTCTGTGTAGAAACCACCAAGGACCATTCTTTGAGAGTAATCTGAAAATGTAGAAGCACAAAGGATTCAACcacaaaaggggaaaaaaaaaactttaaaagcaCAGATTGACAATTCAAAAAGAGAGCCACACTATCTAGCATCAGCAAATCTACTGAAAGGACAGGGTGATACGCTCAATTACTATATTTCTTTCTCTTAATAAATGATTTACAATTTCACTTGAGATTTGATAACCCCTGTAGAAGATGTCAACTATAGAAACAGATTTTCAAAAAGCATTTTAACAATTGAAACAAGGTTAAAACCATGACACTTGTACACCATTCCACAAAGAAACTATAATAGTATAGTATGATCAATCATGCATTTAAATACCATCAGATCAAATGAATTGTCAGCTCAAGATGTATAGGAAAATATTCTAATCAAAGATGGGTAAATAGTAGAGGGTGAAGGTTGAAGTAGCCATCTAGTCAACTACAATGGGTAGAGtaacctatttttatttttaaaacaagatAGAAACAACATGAAACATTTCTTCCCAATACACACAAAACTAATGTACCATTTTACCTGACAGCACCAGCTGCCGCACGAAGAGCCATGAAGAGAACTAAGCCCAGCCATACGCCCTGAAGGCCAAAAAGTGGAGGTGCAAATACCAAGAATGCAGAGGAGACTGCTCCCACGAACATCTATGAAGCAATGGTCATAAAAGTTAACCTCAAGAAGCAAATGTACCAGAAGAGAAACATCGTGAcacatttagaaaagtaaacAACTTACCATGGAGAAAGCAGCATATCGGAAATCAGAAACACCATAATGGAGACCATCAAAAATATATGCCAGTGCATTAAATGGTTGAGAAGCACTGACAAACTAGCAACAATCACAGATAACAGTGTAATTCTAATGCGGATACAGACAAATGCAAACAAATACATACAAATCAATCACCAATACCATACATACCAACGCCAGAGTTTTGACCACCTGCAAGACTTCAGAGTCCTGAGTAAAAATAGTGGCTAAAGATCCAAACGATGCACCCAGAATTGCAGTCAAGCAAATACCCATTACCAGCCCAATCTGGAAAGGCATAATCAGGTtctcaaataatttcatataactTCCTTATTTGACATAGTTAAACAACTATAGCTTACATAAAATCAGAATAACTAATGAATGAAAGGCATCAAAGGCTAAAAATtcaatccataaaaaaaaaaataagcgcTTACCCTTAATACAAAACTAGTAACTTCCTTCACAACTTTGTATTCATGTCTGGATACAGAACTTGCAATAAGGGcctataaataataatacagCAGTATAAGCAAAAAGGCATATACAAACAAGAAGACAGTAACGAAGTAAAGGCCAAGCTTAAAAGAATCtatgaatttaaaatgtaaaaaagttTCAAAGTCAAGCAAACTGAAAATTTTCCCAAGAGGTTCAAACAAAGCACCCAGAATTATGTTGGCTCCACTTGTTTCATTGCAAGACAGCATGGTATTTTTACTAGATTGAAAgaaatttaagaaattatacCACAAGggggaaaatattaaaaaagataaaatgattaaagaaaaatatacaagTTTTCGTAATGGATGATTCAATACCTGACCAGATGCAGCCAATGCATCTGTAAGAAGGGAAACAGCCAACCACACTTGCATACATATCTGATGTGCAGCCATAGCTACTGGACCATGTCGAGCAGCTATTGATGTCC
Proteins encoded in this window:
- the LOC114382998 gene encoding isocitrate dehydrogenase [NAD] regulatory subunit 1, mitochondrial-like, which codes for MGLRSKLRMSASVVQQGMKEIRRSVTYMPRPGDGAPRGVTLIPGDGIGPLVTHAVEQVMEAMHAPIYFEKYDVHGDMRRVPEEVLDSIRKNKVCLKGGLRTPVGGGVSSLNVQLRKDLDLYASLVNCFNLPGLPTRHHNVDIVVIRENTEGEYSGLEHEVVPGVVESLKVMSKFCSERIAKYAFEYAYLNNRKQVTAVHKANIMKLADGLFLESCRHVATKYPGIKYNEIIVDNCCMQLVSKPEQFDVMVTPNLYGNLVANTAAGIAGGTGVMPGGNVGADHAVFEQGASAGNVGKEKMVEQKKANPVALLLSSAMMLRHLQFPSFADRLETAVKRVISEGNCRTKDLGGDSTTQQVVDAVIANLD